The genomic region CAAGCCCGAAGGATCCTCCGCATCCAGCTAAAGGGGATTCTTCGCGTTCCGCTCAGAATGACACAAGCGAAGAGATCTTGCTTATCATGCTCTTTATTCCCCAGACGCTGTCTATATCGTTAACTGTTATCACCATGAAAAGCGTGAGCAATAGCGCGAGCCCCACATATTGGGCTATAGCGCGAACCTTGTTCGGTATCTTTCGCCCCGTAACCGCCTCAATTCCGCAAAAGAGAATGTGCCCGCCGTCGAGAACGGGTATCGGCATGAGATTTAATATCCCCAGCTGAATGCTTAGGAACGCGAGAAAATATATGAACTCAGGCAGACCGTACTTGGCCGCGGCGGCTGATGCCTGAGCTATCTGGATCGGCCCGCCAAGCGATTTATATGATAACTGCCCGGTAAAGAGCCTTTTAAGGACCTCAAAGGTGAGGCCTGTAAGTTTAACGCATTCTTCCGTTCCATGTTTTACCGCCTCGATAAGGCCGTACTGCCTTTTTACCATCGGCATATCGGTAGAGCGAAGGCTCTTTACTATCCCAACCACCCACTTATTTGCGTCTTTGTTGAACTCGGGCACAATATCGAAATCCAGCACCTTGCCTTCGCGTGCAACAGTGAACTTAAGAGGTTTCTCGCCGCTCGAGTGTATCAGCTCTGTCATCTCTATCCATCCGTCAACAGGGTTCCCGTTAACGGCTACGACCTTGTCACCCTTTTTGAGCCCCGCCTTTGCAGACGGGCCATTTGCCATGACCTGATCGATGTTCGCCTCATTGCCCAAAAAGAATCCGGGTTCAATTCCCACAAAGCCGGCCTTGATCTCCGGCATAGTCTCTACTTTCATCGTTGCGCTTATATCTTTACCATCGCGGGAAAATCCCAACGTTATCTCTTGACCGGCGGAGATTATGATATCTTTCTGGAGATCGTCCCATGTTGAGACTCCCTTGCCGTTGACCGTCTTTACCTCATCCCCGTTCTTGATACCGGCAAGTTCCGCTGGTGAATTCGCCTTAACGCCCATCACAACCGGAGGCTGGCTCAAGAACGCCGGCTCCATCCTGCCGATAAGGAAAACTACCGGCATAAAGACAAGGGCAAATACAAGATTGGTCAAAGGGCCCGCCGCAGTCACCTTTACCCTCTGCCATATGGTCTTGTTCATGAAAGAGCGTTCGTCGGTGGCGCCGCCTGCGTCGTCCGGGTCTTCTCCGGTCATCTTGACATACCCGCCAATGGGTATTGGGGCTATCTTATATTCCGTTTCGCCGCGTTTAAATTTAAGTATGGCCGGTCCAAAGCCTATAGAGAACTTCTCGACCCTAATTCCGTTCCTTCTTGCCACGATAAAATGTCCCAGCTCGTGGACCAGAATTAAAACGCCTATCGCAATAATAAAGTATAGAATTGTCATGGTCGGGGGTAGATAACAGGAATAAGGCCAAGTGTCAAAAAGAGAATAAGTAAGTGCCTTTTAAATGACCTCGGAAGCTTCGGTCCTTGCCCATTTGTCGGTGGCAAAAACGTCGTCCAGGCTTGAGAATTCTTGAGGTCTGTCTTTGTTTAATACCTCTTCTACTATCCTTGGAATATCCAAGAAACTTATCTTTTTATCAAGGAACGCGGAAACGGCTACCTCATTGGCTGCGTTTAGGACACATGGTGCGCTTCCGCCGGCCTTTGCGGCATTGTAGGCGAGCTTTAAACACCTGAATTTTTCAAGGTCCGGTTTTGTGAAGGTCAATTTCTCGAATTTTGTAAGATCTAGAAACTCGACCCCGCTCTCAACACGGTCAGGGTAGGCAAGGGCATATGCAATTGGCCCGCGCATATCGGGTAACGCCATCTGGGCAACAACGGCGCCATCGATGTATTCTACCATCGAGTGCACAATGCTTTGCGGGTGTATCACCGCCTCTATCTTTTCGACCGGCATGTCAAATAGCCA from Deltaproteobacteria bacterium CG11_big_fil_rev_8_21_14_0_20_49_13 harbors:
- the rseP gene encoding RIP metalloprotease RseP → MTILYFIIAIGVLILVHELGHFIVARRNGIRVEKFSIGFGPAILKFKRGETEYKIAPIPIGGYVKMTGEDPDDAGGATDERSFMNKTIWQRVKVTAAGPLTNLVFALVFMPVVFLIGRMEPAFLSQPPVVMGVKANSPAELAGIKNGDEVKTVNGKGVSTWDDLQKDIIISAGQEITLGFSRDGKDISATMKVETMPEIKAGFVGIEPGFFLGNEANIDQVMANGPSAKAGLKKGDKVVAVNGNPVDGWIEMTELIHSSGEKPLKFTVAREGKVLDFDIVPEFNKDANKWVVGIVKSLRSTDMPMVKRQYGLIEAVKHGTEECVKLTGLTFEVLKRLFTGQLSYKSLGGPIQIAQASAAAAKYGLPEFIYFLAFLSIQLGILNLMPIPVLDGGHILFCGIEAVTGRKIPNKVRAIAQYVGLALLLTLFMVITVNDIDSVWGIKSMISKISSLVSF